A portion of the Anoxybacillus gonensis genome contains these proteins:
- the alaS gene encoding alanine--tRNA ligase: MKKLTSAQVRQMFLDFFKEKGHAVEPSASLIPIDDPSLLWINSGVATLKKYFDGRVIPDNPRICNAQKSIRTNDIENVGKTARHHTFFEMLGNFSIGDYFKREAIHWAWEFLTSEKWIGFDPNRLSVTIHPEDEEAFDIWHNEIGLPEERIIRLEGNFWDIGEGPSGPNTEIFYDRGEQFGNDPNDPELYPGGENERYLEVWNLVFSQFNHNPDGTYTPLPKKNIDTGMGLERMCSILQDVPTNFDTDLFMPIIRATEQISGETYRTDAEKDVAFKVIADHIRTVTFAIGDGALPSNEGRGYVLRRLLRRAVRYAKQLNIQRPFMYELVPVVGEIMVDYYPEVKEKAQFIQKVIKNEEERFHETLNEGLAILASVIEKEKQRGSDTISGEDVFRLYDTYGFPVELTEEYAAEEGMKVDHDGFEREMDRQRERARAARQDVDSMQVQGGVLGDIKVESTFVGYEQLSVSSVVEVIVKDGQLVNEVRAGEEAQVILRETPFYAESGGQIADRGWIEGETGKAYVKDVQKAPNGQHLHHIVVEQGVIQTNGTYTAHVDEAARVDIVKNHTATHLLHQALKDVLGVHVNQAGSLVAPDRLRFDFTHFGQVKQEELEQIEAIVNEQIWRNLPVNIDYKPLDEAKAMGAMALFGEKYGDIVRVVQVGDYSLELCGGCHVTNTAEIGLFKIVSESGIGAGTRRIEAVTGKAAYRLMNDQIALLKEVAEKLKTNPKDVLMRIDTLMNDMRELQRENESLAARLSHMEAENLVNQAKEINGVQLVVSKVNNADMNSLRAMVDDLKQKLGSAIIVLASVQQNKVNLIAGVTNDLIDRGYHAGKLIKEVATRCGGGGGGRADMAQAGGKDANKVDEALKFVEQWVKSV, encoded by the coding sequence GTGAAAAAGCTAACATCTGCTCAAGTACGTCAAATGTTTTTAGACTTTTTTAAAGAAAAAGGTCACGCAGTTGAGCCGAGCGCATCGCTTATTCCAATTGACGACCCATCTTTGTTATGGATTAACAGCGGTGTCGCAACGTTAAAAAAATATTTTGATGGCCGTGTCATTCCGGACAACCCGCGCATTTGTAATGCGCAAAAATCGATTCGCACAAACGATATTGAAAACGTTGGAAAAACAGCGCGCCATCATACGTTTTTTGAAATGCTCGGAAACTTTTCAATCGGTGACTATTTTAAGCGCGAAGCCATTCATTGGGCATGGGAGTTTTTAACGAGCGAAAAATGGATCGGCTTTGATCCAAACCGTCTTTCTGTTACGATTCATCCAGAAGATGAAGAAGCGTTTGACATTTGGCATAACGAAATTGGTTTGCCAGAAGAACGAATTATTCGGTTGGAAGGAAACTTCTGGGATATCGGGGAAGGCCCAAGCGGTCCAAATACAGAAATTTTCTACGATCGCGGGGAACAATTTGGTAACGATCCGAACGATCCTGAATTATATCCTGGTGGAGAAAACGAACGTTATTTAGAAGTATGGAACCTCGTCTTTTCTCAATTTAACCATAACCCTGACGGCACGTATACGCCGCTTCCGAAGAAAAACATTGATACAGGCATGGGGCTAGAGCGGATGTGCTCGATTTTACAAGACGTGCCGACAAACTTCGATACGGATTTATTTATGCCAATTATTCGGGCGACGGAACAAATTTCAGGTGAAACATATCGCACCGATGCAGAAAAAGATGTCGCATTTAAAGTCATTGCCGACCATATTCGTACAGTCACGTTTGCCATTGGCGACGGAGCGCTGCCATCAAACGAAGGACGCGGTTACGTCTTGCGTCGCTTATTGCGCCGTGCGGTTCGCTATGCAAAACAATTAAACATTCAACGTCCATTTATGTATGAGCTCGTTCCTGTTGTCGGCGAAATTATGGTCGACTATTATCCGGAAGTGAAAGAAAAAGCACAATTTATTCAAAAAGTAATTAAAAACGAAGAAGAGCGCTTCCATGAAACGTTAAACGAAGGCCTTGCGATTTTAGCGAGCGTCATCGAAAAAGAAAAACAACGTGGTAGCGACACGATTAGCGGCGAAGATGTATTCCGTTTGTACGATACGTACGGATTCCCGGTTGAATTAACGGAAGAGTATGCAGCCGAAGAAGGAATGAAAGTCGACCACGACGGTTTTGAACGTGAAATGGATCGTCAACGTGAGCGAGCACGTGCTGCGCGTCAAGATGTTGATTCGATGCAAGTTCAAGGCGGCGTATTAGGCGACATTAAAGTGGAAAGTACGTTTGTCGGCTACGAACAACTTTCTGTTTCTTCTGTCGTAGAAGTCATCGTAAAAGACGGTCAACTTGTTAATGAAGTACGTGCAGGGGAAGAAGCACAAGTTATTTTACGTGAAACGCCGTTTTATGCAGAAAGCGGTGGACAAATTGCTGACCGCGGTTGGATCGAAGGAGAAACAGGAAAAGCGTATGTCAAAGACGTACAAAAAGCGCCAAACGGTCAACATTTACATCATATCGTTGTCGAACAAGGTGTCATTCAAACGAACGGCACATATACAGCGCATGTCGATGAAGCGGCGCGCGTCGATATCGTGAAAAACCATACAGCGACACACTTATTACATCAAGCGCTAAAAGATGTGCTTGGCGTGCATGTGAACCAAGCCGGTTCTCTCGTTGCACCTGATCGTTTACGTTTTGACTTTACTCATTTCGGTCAAGTGAAACAAGAAGAACTTGAACAAATTGAAGCGATTGTCAACGAACAAATTTGGCGCAATCTTCCTGTCAACATTGACTATAAGCCGCTTGATGAAGCGAAAGCGATGGGGGCGATGGCGCTATTTGGCGAAAAATACGGTGACATTGTGCGCGTTGTGCAAGTAGGCGATTATAGCTTAGAACTTTGCGGTGGTTGCCATGTCACAAATACAGCGGAAATCGGCTTGTTTAAAATCGTTTCTGAATCGGGCATTGGCGCAGGTACACGCCGCATTGAAGCGGTCACAGGAAAAGCAGCGTATCGTTTAATGAACGATCAAATTGCTTTGTTAAAAGAAGTAGCGGAAAAATTAAAAACGAACCCGAAAGATGTGCTTATGCGCATTGATACGCTCATGAACGACATGCGCGAATTGCAGCGTGAAAACGAATCGCTTGCTGCTCGTTTAAGCCATATGGAAGCAGAAAACTTAGTTAATCAAGCAAAAGAAATCAATGGCGTTCAACTTGTCGTAAGCAAAGTGAATAACGCCGATATGAACAGCTTACGTGCGATGGTCGATGATTTAAAACAAAAATTAGGATCAGCAATCATTGTGCTTGCTTCTGTACAACAAAATAAAGTAAACTTAATTGCTGGTGTCACAAACGACTTAATCGACCGCGGTTATCACGCTGGAAAACTCATTAAAGAAGTGGCGACGCGTTGCGGCGGCGGCGGCGGTGGCCGAGCAGATATGGCACAAGCAGGCGGAAAAGATGCGAATAAAGTAGACGAAGCATTGAAATTTGTCGAGCAGTGGGTAAAATCTGTTTAA
- a CDS encoding AI-2E family transporter: protein MEHSHLHFFVRFTKLLFVLVCLYFIVKLKSVWLPFLHLFIKIVTPFFIAAFITYLLHPVVEYVHQRGMPRALAILSIYALFFGGIGFAVYKGTPLFIAQLEDLNKSLPMFVRTYEQWTNAIHEQTATWPYDVHQRIEAMIAEAESFISEAVTGAIIGLKQIINRVIIFFIIPFIAFYMLKDVELIKKAAWDLTPKRWRKQGVQFLRDVDRTLGGYIRGQLFVCLLIGTAATLAFWLIGMKYPLLLGIIVGATNVIPYFGPIIGAIPAAIIAATMSVNMLFLTVGIVFLLQFIEGNILSPLIVGKSLHLHPLIIMFSLFVGGEIGGVLGLIVAVPIVAIAKETFTHIRTLKTMVH from the coding sequence TTGGAACATTCACATCTTCATTTTTTCGTTCGTTTCACGAAATTGTTATTCGTTTTAGTTTGCCTATATTTTATTGTAAAGCTCAAGTCCGTATGGCTACCGTTTTTACACTTATTTATAAAAATTGTGACCCCTTTTTTCATCGCTGCGTTTATTACATACTTATTGCATCCGGTCGTTGAATACGTTCACCAACGCGGCATGCCGAGGGCGCTTGCTATTCTTTCGATTTACGCCTTATTTTTTGGAGGAATCGGTTTTGCCGTCTATAAAGGGACACCGTTATTTATCGCTCAGTTGGAAGACTTAAATAAAAGTTTGCCGATGTTTGTTCGCACATACGAACAATGGACGAATGCCATTCATGAACAAACGGCAACGTGGCCTTATGATGTTCATCAACGCATCGAGGCGATGATAGCGGAAGCGGAATCATTTATTAGCGAGGCGGTCACAGGTGCGATTATCGGGCTGAAACAGATTATTAATCGAGTGATCATTTTTTTTATTATCCCGTTTATCGCTTTTTACATGTTAAAAGATGTGGAACTGATTAAAAAAGCCGCGTGGGATTTAACACCAAAAAGATGGCGAAAGCAAGGTGTTCAATTTTTGCGCGACGTCGATCGAACGCTCGGTGGCTATATTCGTGGCCAATTGTTTGTTTGCTTATTGATCGGGACGGCTGCCACACTTGCGTTTTGGCTCATCGGCATGAAATATCCGCTTTTGCTTGGCATCATCGTCGGTGCGACAAATGTCATTCCTTATTTCGGCCCCATTATTGGTGCGATTCCAGCCGCCATTATCGCCGCGACGATGTCAGTAAACATGTTGTTTCTTACTGTCGGCATCGTTTTTTTATTACAGTTTATTGAGGGAAACATTTTATCACCTTTGATCGTAGGGAAAAGTTTACATTTACATCCGCTCATCATTATGTTTTCGCTATTTGTCGGTGGAGAAATAGGTGGAGTGCTCGGTTTAATTGTCGCTGTTCCAATTGTTGCGATCGCAAAGGAGACATTTACGCACATTCGTACGTTGAAAACAATGGTGCATTGA
- a CDS encoding YrzQ family protein: MTMNRTIASLIAIGAGVAAYQLAQRNGGMNMRNVRKVGKQMLRPFI; encoded by the coding sequence ATGACGATGAATCGAACAATCGCTTCTTTAATTGCGATCGGTGCAGGAGTAGCCGCATATCAATTAGCGCAACGAAACGGTGGCATGAATATGCGCAACGTGCGAAAAGTCGGCAAACAAATGTTGCGTCCATTTATTTGA
- a CDS encoding ATP-dependent RecD-like DNA helicase → MALQQQLDLDERSFIKGVHIGTIFHNEDNLYSVIRVRVEETNEAHIEKDVVVTGYFPLLGEYDTYTFFGSFKEHPRFGKQYVVEHFRKEFPETKEGVIQYLSGGMFKGIGKKTAAAIVETLGERAISKILEDPDVLANVPKLTKAKAKQLYETLREHEGLEQIMIALSQFGFGPQLSMKIYQVYKDETLQIIRTNPYQLVEDVEGIGFGRADDLGLQLGISGNHPDRIRAGCLYVIEQHCMQEGHVYMTYEQLLTEVKQLLEAKRQELVDIACISREIVHLSEEGKLIAEEDRFYIPSLYFAEKGIVSNVKRLLEQTGTATFSEAEFLLALGEWEEEANIQYSQKQKEAIQQALCSPLFILTGGPGTGKTTVINGIVHLFAKLHGLSLDPASYDAEEPFPILLAAPTGRAAKRMTESTGLPAMTIHRLLGWSGDGFQRGEDEPICGKLLIVDEMSMVDTWLANQLLKSVPTTMQVIFVGDEDQLPSVGPGQVLKDLLRANVIPTVRLTDIYRQAEGSSIISLAHAIKDGNIPHDLTSPQKDRSFIRCTSGQVVDVVKKVAENAKQKGYRAKDVQVLAPMYRGHAGIDRLNETLQQLFNPKCDNKRELVFGDVVYRVGDKVLQLVNQPDENVFNGDIGEIVAIFYANENVEKQDLVVVSFDGNEVTYPKQELHQVTHAYCCSIHKSQGSEFPIVILPVVKSYYRMLRRNLLYTAITRSKQYLILCGEEEAFQLGVMRTEDGTRQTTLYEKLIAALSPEQQLLPMEDANIGMEGVTPYDFMENDVT, encoded by the coding sequence ATGGCGTTGCAACAACAGCTAGATTTAGACGAGCGATCGTTTATTAAAGGCGTCCATATTGGCACGATTTTTCATAACGAAGACAATTTATATTCTGTCATTCGTGTACGCGTGGAAGAGACAAATGAAGCGCATATAGAAAAAGACGTTGTTGTAACAGGCTATTTCCCTTTGCTCGGAGAGTATGACACATATACGTTTTTCGGTTCGTTTAAAGAACATCCACGATTCGGGAAACAATATGTTGTCGAGCATTTTCGGAAAGAGTTTCCTGAAACAAAAGAAGGAGTTATTCAATATTTATCAGGTGGCATGTTTAAAGGAATCGGAAAAAAAACAGCCGCCGCCATCGTAGAAACGTTAGGCGAGAGGGCCATTTCTAAAATATTAGAAGACCCCGATGTGCTTGCAAACGTACCAAAATTGACAAAAGCAAAAGCGAAGCAGTTGTATGAAACGTTGCGCGAACATGAAGGGCTAGAACAAATTATGATCGCCTTGTCACAATTCGGATTCGGTCCGCAGTTGTCGATGAAAATTTATCAAGTGTACAAAGATGAAACGTTACAAATCATTCGCACAAATCCGTATCAGCTTGTAGAAGACGTTGAAGGGATCGGATTTGGCCGAGCAGATGATCTCGGTTTGCAGCTTGGCATTTCGGGCAATCACCCTGATCGTATTCGCGCAGGTTGCTTATATGTTATTGAACAACATTGTATGCAAGAAGGGCACGTCTACATGACGTATGAACAACTGCTTACGGAAGTGAAACAACTACTAGAAGCGAAACGTCAAGAACTCGTCGACATCGCTTGTATTTCCCGCGAAATCGTTCATTTATCTGAGGAAGGAAAGTTAATCGCTGAAGAAGATCGTTTTTACATTCCTTCGCTATATTTTGCCGAAAAAGGCATTGTGTCAAACGTAAAGCGACTGCTTGAGCAAACGGGCACGGCTACGTTTTCTGAAGCTGAATTTTTACTTGCGCTTGGAGAATGGGAAGAAGAGGCAAACATTCAATACTCGCAAAAGCAAAAAGAAGCGATTCAACAAGCACTTTGTTCCCCTTTATTTATTTTAACGGGCGGACCGGGCACAGGAAAAACGACGGTCATTAACGGCATTGTTCATTTGTTTGCGAAATTGCATGGGCTATCGCTTGATCCGGCGAGCTATGATGCGGAAGAGCCATTCCCTATTTTGCTTGCTGCTCCAACTGGACGTGCAGCGAAGCGCATGACGGAATCGACAGGATTGCCTGCGATGACGATTCATCGTTTGCTCGGTTGGAGCGGTGACGGATTTCAGCGTGGAGAAGATGAACCGATTTGCGGAAAACTATTAATCGTTGATGAAATGTCGATGGTTGATACATGGTTAGCTAATCAGTTATTAAAATCTGTCCCAACAACGATGCAAGTCATTTTCGTTGGCGACGAAGACCAATTACCTTCTGTCGGTCCGGGACAAGTGTTAAAAGATTTGCTTCGCGCAAACGTCATTCCGACCGTTCGGCTAACAGACATTTATCGTCAAGCAGAAGGTTCATCCATTATTTCGCTTGCTCATGCAATTAAAGATGGAAACATTCCTCACGATTTGACGTCTCCACAAAAAGATCGCTCATTTATTCGTTGTACGAGTGGACAAGTCGTTGACGTCGTAAAAAAAGTTGCTGAAAATGCAAAACAAAAAGGATATCGCGCAAAAGATGTGCAAGTGCTTGCGCCGATGTATCGAGGCCACGCAGGAATTGATCGGCTTAACGAGACGCTTCAACAACTATTTAATCCGAAATGTGACAATAAACGTGAACTTGTTTTTGGTGATGTTGTTTATCGCGTGGGTGACAAAGTGTTGCAACTCGTCAATCAGCCAGACGAAAACGTATTTAACGGTGACATTGGTGAAATTGTTGCTATTTTTTACGCTAACGAAAATGTTGAAAAACAAGACCTTGTCGTCGTTTCGTTTGATGGGAATGAAGTGACGTACCCAAAACAAGAGTTGCATCAAGTGACGCATGCATATTGTTGTTCGATTCATAAATCCCAAGGAAGTGAATTTCCGATCGTCATTTTGCCTGTTGTAAAAAGCTATTATCGTATGCTTCGGCGCAATTTATTATACACAGCGATTACGCGCAGTAAGCAATATTTAATTTTATGCGGTGAAGAAGAAGCATTCCAACTCGGAGTGATGCGAACAGAAGATGGAACGAGACAGACGACATTATACGAAAAATTAATCGCTGCTCTTTCACCTGAACAACAACTGCTTCCGATGGAAGATGCGAACATCGGAATGGAAGGTGTTACCCCGTATGACTTTATGGAAAATGACGTAACATAA
- a CDS encoding tetratricopeptide repeat protein has product MDYNAQGIQYMQQRKYEEAVKCFHEAIEQNPNDPVGYINFGNVLAAVGEEEKAIRFFKKALELDEKAATAYYGLGSIYYNQQQFERAKEQFERAIQAGLTDGDVFFMLGMSLMYLEQPRLAMPYLQRAVELNERDVEATFQLGLCLAQLQFVDEAMTYFERTVQLNNRHADAYYNLGVAYAYKDDPQTAHAMFEQALAIQPDHLLAGHGKKLMERALQ; this is encoded by the coding sequence ATGGATTACAATGCACAAGGCATTCAATATATGCAGCAACGTAAATATGAAGAAGCGGTCAAATGTTTTCATGAAGCAATTGAACAAAACCCGAACGATCCTGTTGGCTACATTAATTTTGGGAACGTGTTGGCAGCGGTTGGAGAAGAAGAAAAAGCGATTCGTTTTTTTAAAAAAGCGCTTGAACTTGATGAAAAAGCAGCGACAGCATATTACGGTCTCGGATCCATTTATTATAACCAGCAACAGTTCGAACGAGCGAAAGAACAATTTGAACGAGCTATTCAGGCTGGATTAACAGACGGCGATGTCTTTTTTATGCTCGGTATGTCGCTTATGTACTTAGAGCAGCCGCGTTTAGCGATGCCGTATTTACAACGGGCCGTAGAACTAAACGAGCGCGATGTGGAAGCAACGTTTCAACTTGGGCTTTGTTTAGCACAATTGCAGTTTGTGGATGAGGCGATGACCTATTTTGAACGCACCGTGCAATTAAACAATCGACATGCAGATGCTTACTACAATTTAGGTGTCGCATACGCATATAAGGACGATCCACAAACAGCCCATGCGATGTTCGAACAGGCGCTTGCTATTCAGCCGGATCATTTACTTGCAGGACACGGGAAAAAGCTAATGGAACGAGCGTTACAATAA
- the mnmA gene encoding tRNA 2-thiouridine(34) synthase MnmA: MKGGRRMARVVVGMSGGVDSSVAALLLKQQGYDVIGIFMKNWDDTDENGVCTATEDYEDVVRVCNQIGIPYYAVNFEKQYWEKVFTYFLEEYKAGRTPNPDVMCNKEIKFKAFLEHAMALGADYLATGHYARVAYRDGEYQLLRGLDANKDQTYFLNQLGQAQLSKVLFPIGELQKSQVREIAKEAGLATAGKKDSTGICFIGERNFKQFLSNYLPAQPGKMQTLDGEVKGTHDGLMYYTIGQRHGLGIGGSGEPWFVVGKNLKENVLYVAQGFDNELLYSDAIIATNVNWVSDRKPHEPISCTAKFRYRQPDVPVTVEMIDETTARVSFSQRVRAVTPGQAVVFYHGEQCLGGGTIDQVFRDGNRLTYVG; the protein is encoded by the coding sequence ATGAAAGGAGGGAGACGAATGGCAAGAGTTGTTGTCGGAATGTCTGGCGGTGTCGACTCATCTGTCGCAGCGCTATTGTTAAAACAACAAGGATACGATGTGATTGGCATTTTTATGAAAAACTGGGATGATACAGATGAAAACGGGGTGTGTACAGCGACGGAAGATTACGAAGATGTCGTGCGTGTATGTAACCAAATTGGTATTCCATATTATGCCGTCAACTTCGAAAAGCAATATTGGGAGAAAGTATTTACGTATTTTTTAGAAGAATATAAAGCAGGACGTACGCCAAATCCAGATGTCATGTGCAATAAAGAAATTAAATTTAAAGCATTTTTAGAACATGCGATGGCGCTTGGAGCCGACTATTTAGCGACAGGGCATTATGCGCGCGTCGCTTATCGCGATGGTGAATATCAATTGTTGCGCGGATTAGATGCGAATAAAGATCAAACGTACTTTTTAAATCAGCTCGGACAAGCGCAATTATCGAAAGTGCTGTTTCCGATTGGAGAATTGCAAAAATCGCAAGTGCGTGAAATAGCAAAAGAGGCGGGGCTTGCAACAGCAGGAAAAAAAGATAGCACGGGCATTTGTTTTATCGGTGAACGCAATTTTAAACAGTTTTTAAGCAATTATTTACCTGCACAACCGGGCAAGATGCAAACGCTCGATGGAGAAGTAAAAGGTACGCATGACGGGCTCATGTATTATACGATCGGACAGCGTCACGGACTTGGCATCGGCGGGAGCGGAGAGCCATGGTTTGTTGTCGGAAAAAATTTAAAGGAAAATGTTTTATACGTCGCACAAGGATTTGATAACGAATTGCTTTATTCGGATGCCATTATTGCGACGAATGTCAATTGGGTAAGTGATCGAAAGCCGCACGAACCGATTTCATGTACGGCGAAATTCCGTTATCGTCAACCAGATGTGCCAGTTACTGTAGAAATGATTGACGAGACGACAGCGCGTGTATCATTTAGCCAACGCGTGCGCGCAGTGACGCCGGGACAAGCGGTTGTGTTTTATCATGGTGAACAATGTCTCGGTGGCGGTACGATCGATCAAGTATTTCGCGATGGCAATCGACTCACATACGTTGGCTAA
- a CDS encoding cysteine desulfurase family protein, with amino-acid sequence MERIYFDHAATSPVHPQVVEAMIPYMTTYFGNPSSIHSFGRESRRALDEARETIAKTIGAKGNEIIFTSGGTEADNLALVGVAMANRDKGRHIITTSVEHHAVLNTCKYLQKQGFDVTYLPVDEHGIISVEQLKSALRDDTIIVSVMFGNNETGVLQPIYDIGQLLRDHGAYFHTDAVQAYGLVPMDVRELGVHLLSVSSHKINGPKGVGFLYVREGVRLTPHIYGGEQERKRRAGTENVPGIVGLQKAAEIAQQTMAEKRALYEQFQKVMLKTFAQEGIHYAINGHETYRLPHVLNVSFFGTNVEALLVNLDLAGIAASSGSACTAGSIDPSHVLVAMYGNESERIRSSVRFSFGYGNTLEQVERASYDIVKIVKRLTKA; translated from the coding sequence TTGGAGCGCATTTATTTCGATCATGCAGCGACGTCTCCTGTTCATCCACAAGTCGTTGAGGCAATGATTCCGTATATGACGACATATTTTGGGAACCCATCAAGCATTCATTCGTTCGGCCGTGAAAGTCGACGTGCGCTTGATGAGGCGAGGGAGACAATCGCGAAAACAATTGGAGCAAAAGGAAACGAAATCATTTTTACAAGTGGCGGAACAGAAGCGGATAATTTAGCGTTGGTGGGCGTAGCGATGGCGAATCGCGATAAAGGTCGCCACATTATTACAACGTCTGTCGAGCATCATGCCGTATTAAATACGTGCAAATATTTACAAAAACAAGGGTTTGATGTGACGTATTTACCTGTTGATGAGCATGGCATCATTTCGGTTGAACAGCTAAAAAGCGCGTTGCGCGATGATACGATTATCGTATCTGTGATGTTTGGCAACAATGAAACGGGCGTTTTGCAACCGATTTATGACATCGGGCAATTGCTTCGTGACCATGGGGCTTATTTTCATACGGATGCCGTTCAAGCGTACGGTTTAGTTCCGATGGACGTTCGTGAGCTTGGCGTTCATTTACTTTCCGTATCTAGCCATAAAATTAACGGGCCAAAAGGAGTCGGCTTTTTATATGTACGCGAAGGCGTTCGTCTTACCCCGCACATATACGGAGGAGAACAAGAACGAAAACGACGTGCAGGAACAGAAAACGTACCCGGTATTGTCGGATTGCAAAAAGCGGCAGAGATCGCTCAGCAAACGATGGCTGAAAAACGAGCGTTATATGAACAGTTTCAAAAAGTGATGTTAAAGACGTTTGCACAAGAAGGGATTCATTACGCAATCAATGGTCATGAAACATATCGTTTACCACACGTATTAAATGTGTCGTTTTTCGGAACAAATGTGGAAGCATTGCTTGTCAATTTAGATTTAGCAGGCATTGCCGCGTCAAGCGGCTCGGCGTGCACAGCGGGTTCGATTGATCCGTCACATGTGTTAGTAGCGATGTACGGAAATGAATCGGAGCGCATTCGCTCATCTGTTCGTTTTAGTTTTGGGTATGGAAATACGTTGGAACAAGTAGAACGAGCATCCTATGACATTGTAAAAATTGTGAAGCGACTAACGAAAGCATGA
- the cymR gene encoding cysteine metabolism transcriptional regulator CymR: MKISTKGRYGLTIMIELAKRYGEGPISLKSIAQMNNLSEHYLEQLISPLRNAGLVKSIRGAYGGYILANEPSKITAGDVIRVLEGPLQVVEELEDEEPAKRELWMRIRDAVKEVLDSTTLEDLASHTDDHGDAYMFYI, encoded by the coding sequence TTGAAAATATCTACGAAAGGTCGATACGGCTTAACGATTATGATTGAGTTGGCTAAGCGATATGGAGAGGGGCCAATTTCATTAAAGTCGATTGCTCAAATGAACAATTTATCGGAACATTATTTAGAACAACTCATTTCCCCATTGCGAAACGCTGGTTTAGTGAAAAGCATTCGCGGAGCGTATGGCGGCTATATTTTAGCAAATGAACCGTCGAAAATTACGGCAGGCGATGTCATTCGTGTGTTAGAAGGTCCGTTGCAAGTCGTCGAAGAGCTAGAAGACGAAGAGCCAGCGAAGCGTGAATTATGGATGCGCATTCGCGATGCGGTAAAAGAAGTATTAGATAGCACGACGCTTGAAGATTTAGCAAGCCATACTGACGATCACGGTGACGCATATATGTTTTACATTTAA
- a CDS encoding replication-associated recombination protein A → MFTQEPLAYRMRPRTIEEVIGQDDVIGPHTALYRMIKNGYVPSLLLYGQPGVGKTSLAYAIAGTMQRPFYALNATTAGKKEIEEIVADARFEGNVILFIDEIHRFTKAQQDYLLPHVENGLITLIGATTENPFHSINPAVRSRLGQMKQLQPLTKEKTIELLHRALTDRERGLGKWHIDISDEALALIAEGANGDARVALTILEEAVYATKQGEHRAVVDAHTVSFCVEKRALTYDKQGDTYYSLLSALQKSVRGSDVDAALHYLARLLEGGDMTAVCRRLAVIAYEDIGLANPLIGVKVMSAIEAAERLGMPEARIPLSVVTIEMCLSPKSNSAYEALDQALADVRSGKGQSIPLHLQDAHYAGAKHLGRGIGYKYPHDYPYGWVAQQYLPDDLIGVRYYEPKRNGEEKQLASVYERLNERKKQ, encoded by the coding sequence ATGTTTACTCAAGAACCGCTTGCCTATCGGATGCGTCCACGCACGATCGAAGAAGTGATCGGACAAGACGATGTGATCGGTCCACATACAGCATTATATCGAATGATTAAAAATGGATATGTTCCATCCCTTTTACTTTACGGACAACCCGGCGTTGGCAAAACGTCGCTCGCTTATGCGATTGCGGGAACGATGCAACGTCCATTTTATGCGTTAAATGCAACGACGGCAGGGAAAAAAGAAATCGAAGAAATAGTGGCAGATGCCCGCTTTGAAGGGAACGTCATTTTATTTATTGATGAAATTCATCGGTTTACAAAAGCGCAACAAGATTATTTATTGCCGCATGTCGAAAACGGACTCATTACGCTCATAGGGGCGACGACAGAAAACCCGTTTCATTCGATTAACCCTGCTGTGCGGAGCCGCTTAGGACAAATGAAACAATTACAACCATTAACAAAAGAGAAGACGATCGAGTTATTGCATCGCGCTTTAACGGATCGTGAACGCGGATTAGGAAAGTGGCATATTGACATTAGCGATGAGGCGCTTGCCCTCATTGCCGAAGGAGCAAACGGGGATGCGCGCGTCGCATTAACGATTTTAGAAGAAGCGGTATATGCAACAAAACAGGGCGAGCATCGTGCGGTTGTTGATGCACATACCGTTTCGTTTTGCGTAGAAAAAAGGGCGTTGACGTATGATAAGCAAGGAGATACGTACTATTCTTTACTTTCAGCTTTGCAAAAAAGTGTTCGCGGCAGCGACGTAGATGCTGCGCTTCATTATTTAGCGCGGCTTCTTGAGGGAGGAGACATGACCGCAGTGTGCCGTCGCCTTGCGGTCATTGCTTATGAAGATATTGGATTGGCGAATCCGCTCATCGGTGTGAAGGTCATGAGCGCAATAGAGGCAGCGGAGCGTCTCGGGATGCCAGAAGCACGCATTCCGCTTTCGGTTGTGACGATTGAAATGTGCTTATCACCGAAATCCAATAGCGCATATGAAGCGTTAGATCAAGCGCTTGCGGATGTGCGAAGCGGAAAAGGACAGTCGATTCCGCTTCATTTACAAGACGCTCACTATGCGGGCGCGAAACATCTTGGACGCGGAATAGGGTATAAATATCCACACGATTATCCGTACGGTTGGGTGGCACAACAATACTTGCCTGATGATTTAATCGGTGTGCGATATTATGAACCGAAACGAAACGGAGAAGAAAAGCAGCTTGCTTCCGTCTATGAGCGGCTCAATGAACGAAAAAAGCAGTAA